The following are encoded together in the Candidatus Methylomirabilota bacterium genome:
- a CDS encoding ATP-binding protein, translated as MTWPLDLAEGLRQALGSPGAGAMQDLLAFALAPGEGGALFLAADGDVRLIGAVPARAPVEHPSILALARRVSGGPTAPGAVLAPESPVTPDWPVALAVPLAFGGEVRGALVLLGPAGPGVSADTRARAAFLAPVFALLAERDLARQQVRRAEAHVGHARQLLRLAKPGRSLDEISQELLGLAVSLVGGDVGGLWFGGHRREDFELRAARRVLSRRGPRRTLAQSDVERIMGMAPVCAPPAPLALPREIFRDDSVTAAVLVPLQPADELVGVLGVARLEPGRPFAEADAGLLAELAELASVPVVNVCLREDLRERKRQVWATRRIGKAISACLSLEEIFRVVTRELRRIMAFDASAIIVVDESGEDGRVMVGQAGKEPHTLPWSQEFQETVTGGVLRPRRAAIVPDVDAAVRPVLPFIRDLPGTRAQLSLPLVIERETVGALILTSRTRGRFRRADVRLLRPVAEQLAIAVRHARLLRATTIGLEERLRLEVRLARAERYATIGRLAGALAHEIRNPLTVIGTTVQYLRDRLPVEDERRTLLDAADRKVREMDESLEGLLSFSRPLELRLQPAPIEPILTAVAEFLRVRAGQQGVEVRVEAEPPLHRVMLDARLMEQAFLNLALNALDAMPSGGRLTFAARNAEDRNLLVIVTDTGVGIDDAQLAAIFEPYYTTKRRGTGLGLAVTRRIIEEHGGAIEATSEPGRGTTFLVILPAAPRDPPVAPAASPPPGEG; from the coding sequence ATGACGTGGCCCCTGGACCTGGCCGAGGGCCTGCGTCAGGCCCTCGGAAGTCCGGGCGCCGGAGCGATGCAGGACCTCCTCGCCTTTGCGCTCGCCCCGGGCGAGGGCGGGGCGTTGTTCCTGGCCGCTGACGGGGACGTGCGCCTGATCGGCGCAGTCCCCGCCCGGGCGCCCGTCGAACATCCGTCCATCCTCGCGCTGGCCCGGCGCGTCAGCGGCGGGCCGACGGCGCCGGGGGCGGTCCTGGCACCGGAGTCTCCGGTGACGCCGGACTGGCCCGTCGCCCTCGCCGTGCCACTCGCCTTCGGCGGCGAAGTTCGGGGAGCCCTCGTGCTCCTGGGACCTGCCGGACCCGGCGTGTCGGCGGACACGCGCGCCCGCGCGGCTTTCCTGGCCCCGGTCTTCGCCCTCCTGGCCGAGCGGGATCTCGCGCGGCAGCAGGTCCGCCGCGCCGAAGCCCACGTCGGGCACGCGCGCCAGCTGCTCCGGCTCGCCAAGCCCGGGCGAAGCCTCGACGAGATCAGCCAGGAGCTACTGGGTCTGGCCGTCAGCCTGGTCGGCGGGGACGTCGGTGGGCTCTGGTTCGGCGGGCACCGGCGTGAGGACTTCGAGCTTCGCGCGGCCCGCCGCGTCTTGAGCCGACGAGGCCCGCGGCGGACGCTGGCGCAGAGCGACGTCGAGCGGATCATGGGCATGGCCCCGGTCTGTGCTCCCCCAGCCCCGCTCGCGCTTCCCCGCGAGATCTTCCGGGACGACTCCGTGACCGCTGCCGTCCTGGTTCCCCTCCAGCCCGCCGATGAGCTGGTCGGGGTCCTGGGGGTCGCCCGGCTCGAGCCGGGACGCCCGTTCGCCGAGGCCGACGCCGGTCTCCTGGCCGAGCTGGCCGAGCTCGCCAGCGTTCCGGTCGTGAACGTGTGCCTTCGCGAAGACCTCCGGGAGCGGAAACGGCAGGTGTGGGCGACGCGTCGAATCGGCAAGGCCATCTCCGCCTGCCTCTCGCTCGAGGAGATCTTCCGGGTCGTCACCCGCGAGCTCCGCCGTATCATGGCCTTCGACGCCTCGGCCATCATCGTGGTCGACGAGAGCGGCGAGGACGGCCGCGTGATGGTGGGCCAGGCCGGCAAGGAGCCCCACACCCTTCCCTGGTCTCAGGAGTTCCAGGAGACCGTCACCGGTGGCGTCCTGCGCCCGCGGCGGGCGGCTATCGTTCCGGACGTCGATGCCGCCGTCCGGCCCGTGCTGCCGTTCATCCGAGACCTCCCGGGGACCCGCGCCCAGCTCAGCCTGCCCCTCGTCATCGAGCGCGAGACGGTGGGGGCGCTCATCCTGACGAGCCGCACGCGCGGTCGCTTCCGCCGGGCCGACGTCCGCCTCCTGCGGCCCGTCGCCGAGCAGCTCGCCATCGCGGTGCGCCACGCGCGGCTCCTGCGCGCCACGACCATCGGGCTCGAGGAGCGGCTCCGGCTGGAAGTTCGGCTGGCCCGAGCCGAGCGGTATGCGACGATCGGCCGGCTGGCGGGCGCCCTCGCGCACGAGATCCGCAACCCCCTCACAGTCATCGGAACCACCGTGCAGTACCTTCGCGACCGCCTGCCGGTCGAGGACGAGCGCCGGACGCTCCTGGATGCCGCGGACCGCAAGGTGCGCGAGATGGACGAATCGCTCGAGGGGCTGCTGAGCTTCTCGCGCCCACTGGAGCTCCGCCTTCAGCCCGCTCCGATCGAGCCGATCCTGACCGCGGTCGCCGAGTTCCTCCGCGTGCGGGCCGGCCAGCAGGGGGTCGAGGTGCGCGTGGAGGCCGAGCCGCCGCTCCACCGGGTGATGCTGGACGCGCGCCTCATGGAGCAGGCCTTCCTCAACCTCGCGCTGAACGCGCTGGACGCCATGCCGAGCGGAGGGCGGCTCACCTTCGCGGCCCGGAACGCCGAGGACCGGAACCTCCTGGTCATCGTCACCGACACCGGCGTCGGCATCGATGATGCGCAGCTGGCGGCCATCTTCGAGCCCTACTACACCACCAAGCGGCGTGGCACCGGGCTGGGGCTGGCCGTCACTCGCCGGATCATCGAGGAGCACGGCGGCGCGATCGAGGCGACCAGCGAGCCCGGGCGCGGGACGACCTTCCTGGTCATCCTGCCCGCGGCGCCGAGAGACCCACCGGTCGCGCCGGCGGCCTCGCCGCCGCCCGGGGAGGGCTGA